TCTCCACCAATGGGCCAAGAGATAAAATAAGTTTGTCAGACATAGATTGATTTTATTATATAAATTGTTCAAATAACTAGACAGCAACCACCACACACGATTTCTAGTGTCGCTTTCTTTCAATCCAGTGAATTCTGGGGTAAGCGGGCGTTACTCAAGGTTCTGGAGAGCTAGTAGAAAGTATGAACAGCAAATCAATGAGAACCAAAACGACCAGCTGGTTCGGCACCACCACAGAGCACTCTGGACTGAGTCAACCCCAATATACACTGGTCGCCTTCGAGACGATCGACCTCGAATCATCGACGTCGGAGCTTGTTACTAGTGTCGTCGACACACTCATTGACGTGATCGAGCCAGCAGACGGTCAGACCACGCTCTCGCTGTACGAATATGTGAATCCAGATGCACTCGAAGATATCATCGCAGCAAGCGCATCAAAAAAGAGTGATGTCGAAGTTCGATTCACGGTTGAGGACTATCTCGTTACTATCCGAAGTAACCATACCGTTCTTATCTACGAACCGCTCAGAGCACAACGCGATACTGGTGAAAACTCATTCCCGGCTAGTTGATCGAGGGAAGCGATACAAGCTACTCGATTACCCTTACCCGCGTTCACAGATGAAATCGACCTAGCCATTCAGAGCCGTAATCAATGAGTCGGCGTTTTACCCTCAACTTCGTAGAGCTGGCTCCTTATTGTACAGCCGTTCGATAATATCTTCCGCAGCAGGCCGCTCGAGATCTTTTTCTCAGCCAGAACAGCATAGCTTACTCGTAAGTAGATCTACCACTTAGTAGAGTTGTTCTCGCAAGCGCCTCAAGCGCTTCTTGTATAAGTAGTGTTCAACACGTGTCTCAAACACCCTCTGCTGAGTTCCAGTATTTGCTTCGTTGTCTTGTAACCCGATCAAGAGGCCCGATCCGTAGTCAGAGCCATTCACTGTATGGCTCCGATATTTTCTGAGACTCTCTTTCGAGAATCGTATCCCCCCAGATTTCAGCGGAAAACCCTCCTGTACTGGCGGTACGGGTTTTGTGCTTCGCAGAGGGTGTCGACCTGGTCATTTCCACTTCCCATTACTAAACTAAGCGGAAGTAGATCCCAAAAGAACCGATCTATCGAAAACACGCGATAGACGCCAATACGCGCAGAAATTAGAAAG
The Haladaptatus caseinilyticus DNA segment above includes these coding regions:
- a CDS encoding HalOD1 output domain-containing protein, which codes for MNSKSMRTKTTSWFGTTTEHSGLSQPQYTLVAFETIDLESSTSELVTSVVDTLIDVIEPADGQTTLSLYEYVNPDALEDIIAASASKKSDVEVRFTVEDYLVTIRSNHTVLIYEPLRAQRDTGENSFPAS